The genomic interval TGCCCGAAACCAATTGCAACCGCCTTGTCTGCGTTGACATCCAGACCCATGCTCTTCATGGCATTGACACCAGCCAGCGCATCAGGCCCATCGAAGATTTCAGCCACCTCCTCCAGACCTTTCCCTTTAGTCtccgggaagaagaagtatatTATAGTTAAGTGGACACCAATAACACAACACCAGACAATGTAGTATCGCCATGAGATCGCATCCATGGCGACGGGATTGGCAAAACTGTTATAAAGGCCGGCCAAACCGCCAGACAATTGGTACAACATCGATGCCTTGGCGCGCAGCGAATACTGGACGACTTCCATAATATAGGTTGGCGAGACGGGAGAGAACATGTGGTAGCACgcattgaagatgaagatcatcAAGAGGACTGCAGCAGCGAAGCCCCTATCCTTGAAGTCTCGTTCTTCGTTGATTGCTGAGCAAATCGTCCACAGAATGTAGGCAATTCCCATGCCTCCCATGCCCCCAAGGAACAGGCGTCGTCGACCAGCACGATCCACTAGAGTCGCGAAAACAGTGGCTGACAGAAAGCTCCAGACGGATAAACATGCGTTGATGACCAGTTGGATCTTGGGGTTGGTGACGTTGATCGTATCGAGCACCTTGGACAGATAGTAAGAGGTGAGTCCGTTGCCGGCCCACTGGAGCATGGCTGGGATATAGAGAGCTAAGAAGAGACGGTGACGGTTGCCTGGCGTGGCCAGTCACTCTTTCCAGTGAGAGAGCTTCTGcgccttctcgacctccaaAGTCGCTGTGATCTCTGCCATTTCGAACCGCACAAGACGTGAATTCGGGTCGCCGTACCCATGATATTTGGTGAGGACATCCAACGCTTCCTGCCGGCGTCCCTGGTAGATGAGCCATCTCGGAGACTCCGGGGCGAACAGACTCAGGACGACttggatgaaggagaagagagactGCAGGATACTGGGGATGCGCCAGCTCCAGGACGAGTCCGTCATCTGGAAGGTGCCATAGGTAACCCAGGCCGCAATCAAAGAACCCAGTGACCATGTGCACAAATAGAACGAGACAAGAATACCACGATGTGTTGGGTAAGCACATTCGGAGAGCAGGGGTGGTGCCGCAGTGGCTACAATGCCCAGTCCAAAGCCGATGACGAAGCGAGAAGCGACAAACATACCGTAGTTGACAGCGGCTGTTTGAAGAATGGAGCCGATGATAACAGTGGTAGCTCCCCCGCAGATGGGATAGCGACGGCCAAACCTTTCACAGAGTTGTGAGGAGACCAGAACCGAGATGAGCGTTCCTCCAGTCGGGCCAAAGGTCATCGCTCCAAGGCGAGTACCCGTCGGTTCACCGAAATATTTCTGCCACTGAGGAAGCGACTGCATGCCGTTCAGCATGCTACCGTCGTAGCCAGCGGCGACCTGGGAGAGTAGAGCACACAACAGCAAAGTGTTCAGCTTGAGAAGGGTGCCGTCCTTCCAAAAGGGCTTGCGGTCATTGGGAACAACATCTTTCAGCGCAAGCCCTTCGAAGTTTTCAGAGTCTGTGAGCATTGTAGCTAGAATCGTATGAGAGAGTGAAGCACGCGTGGAGCCACGTTCAGATCAAGAGAGGTAAGGTTCAGCCTGTCGGTCTTATAGTGCGACTACCCCGGAATATTGCGAGTCCGGGGATGCCAATGGCTTGTCACGCCTCTCACGGTTGATACGATGCAGTCTAGCAGCGACTCTTAGACCGCGAAATTTTCTGGCGCTCATCCCGCACGGACGGGGAACGGTCGATTGAATCCCAGCGTGAGGTTGTTTCCCCATGTCGGTTAAATTCAGCCACAGACCAGAATTCGGCGGGATAGTGCGAGACCGGCCACCAAGTCGGCCGGCGGGCGATCTCGCTCCGCGCTCACTCGCCCGCCGTCCGCTGGAATGGAGGGCTGCTTGGCGCCCTATCAGGAATAAATGGGAGATAGTGGAGAGCTCTATTTCTGTCAGTGGTGGCAGTTATTTATTTAACAGTCAATCGATGCACAAGTACCAAAAACAAAACGGAAAATAGACCGGCTCTTGGTTCTTCCTCCCCCATGATTTCCAACGATACTTCCTCAACCACGGAAGTTTCCCGAGCCGGATCAGAGGAGGGAGGGTGCAAATCTCCTCAGAGTGATATAACTGTCCCAGATTCCCAGTCCTCAGACATGATGCCCCTGGCATCGGTCCCGGCAGATGAGTGGCGGAAAATGCAGCGAACACTGCTCGAGCTGTTCTCCGAAAACATCCTAGCTAAAATGCTAAGGGTGGCGGTCGAGGCGCTAGAGAATAATGTATGGATGCTCATGACTATGGCTGTGGAGTCAATGTGGTTCAATTCTAACATCTTCCTTCCATTTTAGGTTCCACCGACAGTCTATCCCGAATTTGTGCCGCAGCATGGCGACAGTGCAGGAAAGTACTTCCTGCGGGACGCTGACTTTTGGACATGCGGCTTCTTCCCGGGAATTCTGTACCTGTTGAGGGAACGGGCAGTGAGATATCCTCAAGTCTTCCCATACCTCGGCCATGAGGGTACAAGAGTACCTGTGTCGAGCTCGTCCCTGCGACACCAACTAGCCGAGCTCTGCTGCAGCTGGACTGGCCCAGTTAAAGCCATGATGTCGCGCACAGATACCCATGATATGGGGTTCATCATCCAGCCCTCTCTCCAGAAAGATTGGGAGTTGACCAGCAATGAGGATAGCCTGCATGCTGTTCTGACTGCTGCTCGCAGCCTAGCTAGTCGGTACGTGCCTCAGGTCGGGGTCATCCGCAGCTGGAATATCCTGCGACAAACGGATGTCTTAATTGCAAGCATGACAGATGATTGTCTGGTTATTATCGACAGCATGATGAATCTGGATTTGCTATATTACGCATCCAAGCATCTCGCAGACTCCAGCCTCGCAGAGATTGCCACCACACACGCGCGTACTCTCCTAAAATCACTGCTGAGACCAGAGCCTACCCCTGTGGGCAACGATAGGAGCTACAAGAACCCATTATATTCCACTTTCCATGTTGTCAACTTCGATCCCCACTCCGGGGGCATTAAGCAGCACCGCACAGCCCAGGGATATCGAGCCGACTCGACTTGGGCGCGCGGCCAGGCATGGGCAATTTTTGGCTACGCCAAAACGTACAACTGGACCAAGGATAAAGACTTTCTTGCCGCAGCATGTGGTCTAGCAGACTATTTCCTGTGGAGACTTGAGACTGCACCCCTCTGCGTAGAGCAGCCCGCTGTTGGTGGTGAGCTTGATTGCCAGAAGAAAATCGGTCGGTACGTACCTTTGTGGGACTTTGATGCCCCAATTGAGGATGAAAGCATGCCTTTGCGAGATTCTTCTGCTGGTGTTATTGCCGCCAACGGTATGATGCTTCTTTCGCAGTCACTGGCGGTGCTCGGGGACACGGCCCTAGCAGAGCAATATCAGCTGGCCGCGATGAGGATAGTGTCTGATACAATAGAATTATCTCTTTCAAGGGAACGAGCGCAGTTGGCTGGGGATCCACAAAACGAAAACATTATTACCGTCGAAGACGTGGTGAACGGACAACGGTTTGACTCCATTTTGAAGAATGCAACGGCAAATCACAATTCCCAGAGTCATGATCATTACAGTGATCACGGGCTAGTATACGCGGACTATTATCTTTTGGAATTTGGGAATCAGTTGTTGAGAATGGGCCTAGCATAGATTCTGTCTAGATAGAATATTGAACGGTCTACATCAGTTGTGTCAAATTAGAGAAAAATCATCTTTTATGAGGCTTACTGAATATAAGCAACATCAGACGCAAAATATGCGTTGTTTAGACTAATAATTCGGTCCATCTCCGAGTACTGCTGATCTAGCAAAATTGACGTGACCGCGGTCAATTCGTCTGGACTCCCTGTGTTGTAGCTCAACTGGGCAGGAACAGAGTTTAATGCCATTTGATGATGCTGCCCAGGATCGACGTCTACTGGATTCAGTATATCTGGTCTTCGGCCGCTAATGAATTGGGAGTGGTTAAAGAAGCCATCCGTTGAAGCGTCACCACCGTAAGGTGTCTTGTTTGCAGAATGCTGAATGCCTTGTCCAGGAGAAGGTAAACGTATTGCTGGATCATGGGATGCACTATTTGGGGCCTCGATGTGAGGCGCAGATGTTTGGTTTATATATCTCTGTTGGCTCAGAGGTGGCCCAGTCCATTCAATTTCATTTGAATATCCCAAGACATCCAGTTTGAATGTTATATCGTTTTGACATTTGTCGTATATGTCATTAAGTTGACTGAAATATTTGGCTGCCGAGTTTTTGCGGCTGGTAGTTGACTCCCGATTCTGACTTGACCATCGAGTTGACATGATGTCGAGGAATTTCATGAGCGTTTCATAATCGGCAGGAAGCTCTTGTGTTTTGTAGTAACGCCAGTGCACTGCAGATGAGAATGGTATGTTAGTGCACTTCTACAAGTGGAAGGCAGAAACGGGAAAAGAATAAACAAACCTAGAAGAACTCTTGCGCTGACAAAAACGCAAAAGGCGAACTGATTATCCACAATACTCCGCGGGTGTGAGTTGTCCAGGAATTTCTGGGTGATGTTGGCCGTCTCACTGGCAGCTGTTTCGCATGTTTCTGCACTGGACAAGATTGGGAGTTTCACCACTTCCAGCCATTCCAAGGGAGGATAGGCAATTCGCTGGTGAAGGAGAATCATAGATGTATTATGGGTGATGTGTGCCAACGTCAGGTTCGGATCCATCGTCACCACAGCCGGCTGACGAGATATGTTTGCCTCTTTCCATTTTTGGGGCAAGAACATTTTCCAACTATTGTTTTTTCTGTGAGAAACAATATCGGGATGAGGGGATTCGTGTACCTACCTAACGAGGCGTAAATCCAACTCCTTGAACCGCATGAGCCAGCTACCCATTTCCTGTCGGTCGCGATAATTGATCTTTTGCTGTAGAAAAAAAGTCGTTACCCTACTCAGCGACTCCGTGGCTTCAACACGGTAAGCAAATGCACCAACTGTTGACATGTCAACCTTTTCGTCGGATGTCGTTGGAATATGATTGTTTCCTTGCGTTGAAGAGAATCCGTTGTTCGAAGGTTCGGGAGCATTGTAGTCTGTGGGGAGAAAGGCAATGAGCCTTCCGATCTTTCCTGCCGACCGGTCCCAGATGCCAAAGAATGGCGTGGTGACTGCTTCTTCGTTATGCCATAAGCCTCCATCGGCGGGAAGGCGCCGGTGGACATCGTTCGATGTTAAGCTAGTGTTCCATCTACCGAAGGCAGTTAGTTTTTGCGCAGGGCTGCTCTGAAAGAAGAAGCGTACCCAGTCGTGACTGAACAAAATCTGTTGTCTGTTAATATTCTATACACAAGTAATACATGGGGATGTAGGCTCACCTGTCTAGGTTAAAAATGGTCCAAAACACCCGTcgcctttcttcttcctcaacccaGCCTTTGGCTTGGGGGAGAGACGGACGAGGCTGCAGGACCGGACCTTTATCATAGTCTTCTGATTCGACACTCAATTGTAGATATTCAACCGTTCTGGTTAACGAACCAACAATGGGCCATGCACGTGAAACCCTACCGGACCCGATCTATACAAAGTTAACTTCCTGGTCCCCCAGGAACGGAGCCGGGCTCACGCACGTCTTCAAAGCAAATAATAATAAGTGCCTGCAAATTCTCAACATATAAATTATCCATAGCGGTCAAGACAACAATCTTCCGAGATCGCTCGCAGATCTTCTCTATGTCACCTAGATCCGCTATGAGCTCTTGCGGGTATACATGCTTGAGCAATGCAACAACCATTGCGTGAAGAACAATTTCTAAGGCAGGCCTATCGTCTGAATTCTCCAGTCGCCTTCTGAATCTCTTCTCGTGGAAGATTGGAACCCATGGCTGCACTAGatcaaagaagagatcaacaACAGCCTCCATGACCTTTGGCGGTGGTAGTGTGGACGAAGGACCTGGAAGGTCATCTGGTTCGATGACTCTTCTTTCATTTCCTCGTCTGCGTTTTTTCGATGATGTAGACAAAGGCAAGGGCTGCGATAATCGTTCATCCTCGTAATTCACATCCTCCTCAAGGAGTTCGTCAACTGTTTCGGTCCACGATCTTTTCTGTGGGGTGCTGGACTGTAGTTTTCCAAGAAGTAATCCTAGCCCTTCACATAGCGCAGAGGCCAAAGAATTTGGGTCATCTGTACCAGACCTAGTTTCATTGGTTCCCGCTTTACCCTGTAGGAAAACAGCATCCTCAAGGGTCTCTATTTTCCCTCGAATCAACACTTCAACGCCCTTTCTGTTTAGTAAATGAACAAGGCTAAAACTCACCAACTCGTCGCCTCAAAGCCTCGACTGCACCTGTCTTGATGCCAGGCTTCTCACGATCGCCGTCATAGGTGCAGGTGGTTCCTAGACGTAATCCGGCCAGGCCCTTCGGTCAGCAGATACGCCCTACTCAGAAGATCCAAGCCAAGCATACCGGTTCTTCGGCAATGGCTGCATTGCGGAACGTTACGTGAGCACCGGAGCTTGCGCTTGCGACATGCTACACAGGCAGGTCGGTCCTCCAGGTGGGCCGGATTAGGTTCCGACTCCATCTCGTTGGCTAAGCAGTGTTGCATGCCTCTGAAGGTGCAGCTTGCTTCGGGTGGGCGAACAAGCGGGCTAAATAGGCCGGGCAAATTCAACCGGTGCAATTTAACCGAAGGCCtacttctttcttccgaGCCCCGAAGCGATCACCTGATGGCAATCCAAgtgtggggggagggggatTGTGGGGTAAGCCGAAGTAAATAAACCTGTAACGAATCCATGCTAACGATGGAAATGCCAAAGAGGTTGATGCGTATGATGCCATTGTGCAATGCTATCTTCCGTCCAGTGTTCCATATTTCTGGCAAGCGGACCTAGACCATTCCTGCAATATATCATGGGTTGGCTTGTCGTTCCGCGGCGTGGGAGGCTTAGATGCTGTCGAGCGATACTACCTGGATCGAAGCAAAGTAAAAGTGGCCTGGAATGAACTTGCTGATAACAGAGCCAACTCCTTACCTGGCTTCTAATCACAATTGGTTTCTGCCAGCTACTGTTATACTCGGCTTGATACTACAAGGATCTGGGATGTTGTACATGGCACACCTCCGCCACGTGCGAAGCGGGGCTGTACGAGATGAGTGTCAAGGATAATTGTTGATGCCCTGGTTACGAGTATATTTATtatcttcttttcttttctttcttttttcttatcCTGATATGAGCGCATCTGGTGCTTCCTACTGCAAGCTGCTCTATGCAGCGGAGATTCACATCCATAGAAACCTAGTAATTGAATGAGCATAGGTGTCTTTAGATTGCTAGTCAGATTAAATATCTACTGTTAATACTCCGGCGAATTTATTCTGTTCTTTAACTTAATAGGCGGTCGCTTAATGGGTGGTCTCATCTCCTAGCGAACCCGCGGACTGCAAGGCCGGCAATTCACCCGCCGCCCGAGCGCTCTTTCTCGGGCGGCGGATGAATTGGGGCCACCAAAAC from Penicillium psychrofluorescens genome assembly, chromosome: 5 carries:
- a CDS encoding uncharacterized protein (ID:PFLUO_007970-T1.cds;~source:funannotate); translated protein: MLQWAGNGLTSYYLSKVLDTINVTNPKIQLVINACLSVWSFLSATVFATLVDRAGRRRLFLGGMGGMGIAYILWTICSAINEERDFKDRGFAAAVLLMIFIFNACYHMFSPVSPTYIMEVVQYSLRAKASMLYQLSGGLAGLYNSFANPVAMDAISWRYYIVWCCVIGVHLTIIYFFFPETKGKGLEEVAEIFDGPDALAGVNAMKSMGLDVNADKAVAIGFGQEAGLVAVKTETAHVERI
- a CDS encoding uncharacterized protein (ID:PFLUO_007971-T1.cds;~source:funannotate), encoding MLTDSENFEGLALKDVVPNDRKPFWKDGTLLKLNTLLLCALLSQVAAGYDGSMLNGMQSLPQWQKYFGEPTGTRLGAMTFGPTGGTLISVLVSSQLCERFGRRYPICGGATTVIIGSILQTAAVNYGMFVASRFVIGFGLGIVATAAPPLLSECAYPTHRGILVSFYLCTWSLGSLIAAWVTYGTFQMTDSSWSWRIPSILQSLFSFIQVVLSLFAPESPRWLIYQGRRQEALDVLTKYHGYGDPNSRLVRFEMAEITATLEVEKAQKLSHWKE
- a CDS encoding uncharacterized protein (ID:PFLUO_007972-T1.cds;~source:funannotate), whose translation is MPLASVPADEWRKMQRTLLELFSENILAKMLRVAVEALENNVPPTVYPEFVPQHGDSAGKYFLRDADFWTCGFFPGILYLLRERAVRYPQVFPYLGHEGTRVPVSSSSLRHQLAELCCSWTGPVKAMMSRTDTHDMGFIIQPSLQKDWELTSNEDSLHAVLTAARSLASRYVPQVGVIRSWNILRQTDVLIASMTDDCLVIIDSMMNLDLLYYASKHLADSSLAEIATTHARTLLKSLLRPEPTPVGNDRSYKNPLYSTFHVVNFDPHSGGIKQHRTAQGYRADSTWARGQAWAIFGYAKTYNWTKDKDFLAAACGLADYFLWRLETAPLCVEQPAVGGELDCQKKIGRYVPLWDFDAPIEDESMPLRDSSAGVIAANGMMLLSQSLAVLGDTALAEQYQLAAMRIVSDTIELSLSRERAQLAGDPQNENIITVEDVVNGQRFDSILKNATANHNSQSHDHYSDHGLVYADYYLLEFGNQLLRMGLA